In Allocoprobacillus halotolerans, a genomic segment contains:
- a CDS encoding YfbM family protein, producing the protein MGMLANYQSISNDELEEVMCLDDVEELQENVDVEICDIDKMWDALHFLLTGKSASEPIKGNLVSEAIVGQISISKEDSDEFISGIKKERVKDIARVLQEIDFEKYMDQFDMSHFAKHNIYPNIWNYHDEIDEIKDDLRTSFESLKAFYIKMSQRGCAALISIY; encoded by the coding sequence ATGGGAATGCTTGCGAATTATCAATCCATAAGTAATGATGAATTAGAAGAAGTAATGTGTCTAGATGATGTAGAAGAATTACAAGAAAATGTAGATGTAGAGATTTGTGATATAGATAAAATGTGGGATGCACTTCATTTTTTGTTAACTGGAAAATCTGCCAGTGAGCCCATTAAGGGTAATTTGGTAAGTGAAGCTATCGTTGGTCAAATTTCTATTTCAAAAGAAGATAGTGATGAATTTATATCTGGAATAAAAAAAGAAAGGGTTAAAGACATAGCAAGAGTATTACAAGAAATAGATTTTGAAAAATATATGGATCAATTTGATATGAGTCATTTTGCAAAACATAATATTTATCCTAATATTTGGAATTATCATGATGAAATCGATGAAATTAAAGATGATTTGAGAACTTCTTTTGAAAGTTTAAAAGCATTTTATATCAAAATGTCACAAAGAGGATGTGCTGCTTTGATTTCGATATATTGA